A region of Trichoplusia ni isolate ovarian cell line Hi5 chromosome 23, tn1, whole genome shotgun sequence DNA encodes the following proteins:
- the LOC113505013 gene encoding uncharacterized protein K02A2.6-like, with protein MMRHKSGQLYPIQKVSIPFHTIHIDHLGPFVKSKNGNAYILTLVDGFTKYLFVRAVKDTKTKTTVKVLLNVFYDFGLPSRIISDRGTSFTSAAFKSFCDTHGIKHVLNAVACPRANGQAERYNQTILSSLAKYSDGEDERNWDMSLGKIQWGINNSINSTTQKTATEALFGTRLRDGLSNLLDVNNELNPNLTEVRQEVLANIESSQAKQKQKYDQNRIPAPTYKAGDLIKITRTNFNNKGNSTKLMSKFIGPYKIAEALGNDRYKVVDIPGFSKRKNKFDSVVAVDRIRPWISINMAEKNYDVDPVANSSSSSDSESNNSDNELSQSQPEPK; from the exons ATGATGCGACATAAGAGTGGTCAGTTGTATCCGATACAGAAAGTAAGCATTCCATTCCACACCATTCACATTGACCACTTGGGTCCATTTGTCAAAAGCAAGAACGGCAATGCTTACATTCTCACCCTAGTGGATGGATTTAccaagtatttatttgtaagagcTGTTAAggatactaaaactaaaacaacggttaaa gtattattgaatgttttttatgacTTCGGGTTACCATCCCGAATAATATCGGATCGAGGTACCTCTTTTACTTCAGCAGCCTTTAAATCCTTTTGTGATACTCATGGTATTAAACATGTGTTAAATGCTGTAGCGTGTCCCAGAGCCAACGGCCAAGCCGAAAGATACAACCAAACGATCTTAAGTTCACTTGCAAAATATTCTGACGGTGAGGACGAACGGAACTGGGACATGTCTCTGGGAAAAATTCAGTGGGGAATTAATAATTCCATAAATTCCACCACTCAGAAAACGGCTACTGAGGCATTGTTTGGAACCAGATTGAGAGACGGCTTAAGTAATTTGCTAGATGTTAATAATGAGCTTAATCCAAATCTTACAGAAGTAAGACAAGAAGTTCTCGCAAATATTGAATCTAGCCaggctaaacaaaaacaaaaatacgatcAAAATAGAATTCCTGCCCCAACTTATAAGGCAggggatttaattaaaataacaagaactaattttaataataaaggtaATAGTACTAAGCTGATGTCAAAATTTATAGGCCCCTACAAAATAGCGGAAGCTTTGGGCAATGATAGGTATAAAGTTGTTGATATACCCGGTTTCAGTAAACGTAAGAATAAATTCGATAGTGTGGTAGCAGTAGACAGGATTCGACCGTGGATCAGCATAAATATGGCCGAAAAAAATTATGATGTAGATCCAGTGGCTAATAGCAGTAGTTCGTCCGATAGCGAAAGCAATAATAGTGACAATGAACTGTCACAAAGTCAACCTGAGCCCAAATAA